In Humulus lupulus chromosome 6, drHumLupu1.1, whole genome shotgun sequence, a single genomic region encodes these proteins:
- the LOC133785420 gene encoding uncharacterized protein LOC133785420 gives MARMLEFIVIDCPTAYNVILGRHALIVFEAIIFVRHRYEVPFTHWNLHNKRGSAWYQAMLYVSMNRRSQLGKQAMVIIEENEEPRAMVVVEGAQEPQMKEDEVAQREEIDPRIGVDRFELQALEMLDESKLDHAYPEFVEKNTCQVAKEKVVGKGKMRSSGRRGSSPPKMQIISEAKYPTWIANPVLVSNPSRKWGACIVFSGLNKACPKEYFPLPRVDQLVDATTSQ, from the exons ATGGCGAGGATGCTCGAGTTCATTGTCATAGATTGCCCGACTGCCTACAATGTCATTTTAGGGCGACACGCATTGATAGTGTTCGAGGCCATAATTTTTGTTCGACATAGATATGAAGTTCCTTTCACCCACTGGAATCTGCATAATAAGAGGGGATCAGCTTGGTACCAGGCAATGTTATACGTTTCCATGAATCGAAGATCACAACTCGGAAAGCAAGCCATGGTGATAATTGAGGAAAACGAGGAGCCCAGGGCGATGGTGGTCGTCGAGGGGGCACAAGAACCTCAAATGAAAGAGGACGAGGTCGCCCAGCGAGAAGAAATTGACCCTAGGATAGGCGTAGACCGATTTGAGCTCCAAGCCTTGGAGATGTTAGATGAG tctAAGCTTGATCATGCATACCCTGAATTTGTAGAGAAAAATACCTGCCAAGTAGCAAAAGAGAAGGTTGTTGGGAAAGGAAAGATGAGAAGCTCTGGAAGAAGAGGTAGCTCACCTCCTAAAATGCAGATCATTAGTGAGGCAAAATATCCAACGTGGATAGCCAATCCTGTCCTAGTTTCAAACCCAAGCAGGAAGTGGGGGGCCTGTATCGTCTTCTCTggcctcaataaggcctgcccaaaggAATATTTTCCTTTACCAAGGGTTGATCAACTTGTTGATGCCACAACTAGTCAATGA